In a genomic window of Herpetosiphonaceae bacterium:
- a CDS encoding SPFH domain-containing protein, whose protein sequence is MAQAPYTNQVAQGISQLAQVRAAIEEAAEVFGRKDEAGRTPIVVVPRRQNRIRWGLVIFGGFVILFGFFAAGVTSRGFVGALGFFFGALLILAGLLRSLYIQVPEGVNALLARGGKHIGVVGAGLHFIQPWVVVSHLVTRREIPYDAPVKEAPTKDNVRAAVDTSITFMVTDPYRFVYGISASGFDQVFQAACQDAIRSMVRLVTSEQVNDLARQETAGLRESLNADVEQYGVTIAKINITDARPPAEFLQSQEARQLAVLQRAEQSEKQALAQRRQADQEALARQQVVARVEREREELQVQVQQAEARRRIAELEAEAEMMRLTRLEETMRNNPHAAQREIEMARLDVARSLAGNSRAVLQVGSADEMVRAFVMRDMLHDIHTQANGVRQGDGQTQEERPAV, encoded by the coding sequence TCAAGCGCCGTACACCAATCAGGTCGCTCAAGGTATTTCACAGCTTGCTCAGGTTCGCGCCGCGATCGAAGAGGCGGCAGAGGTTTTTGGCCGTAAGGATGAGGCTGGCCGCACGCCGATTGTGGTGGTGCCCAGGCGTCAGAATCGTATCCGCTGGGGCCTGGTCATCTTCGGCGGCTTCGTGATTCTGTTTGGATTCTTTGCCGCAGGCGTGACGAGCCGTGGCTTCGTGGGCGCGCTCGGCTTCTTCTTCGGCGCTCTGCTGATCCTGGCTGGCCTGCTGCGCTCGCTATATATCCAGGTGCCCGAAGGCGTCAACGCGCTGCTGGCGCGCGGCGGCAAGCATATCGGCGTGGTTGGCGCGGGCCTGCACTTCATCCAGCCGTGGGTGGTCGTCTCCCATCTGGTGACGCGCCGTGAGATCCCCTATGATGCGCCGGTCAAGGAAGCGCCGACCAAAGATAACGTGCGGGCGGCGGTCGATACGTCGATCACCTTCATGGTGACAGACCCGTACCGCTTCGTGTACGGTATCTCGGCCAGCGGCTTCGATCAGGTCTTCCAGGCGGCCTGTCAGGACGCGATCCGCTCGATGGTGCGTCTGGTCACGTCGGAGCAGGTCAACGATCTGGCGCGGCAGGAAACCGCAGGGCTGCGCGAGTCGCTGAATGCGGACGTGGAGCAGTACGGCGTGACGATTGCCAAGATCAATATTACGGACGCTCGACCGCCCGCCGAGTTTTTACAGTCGCAGGAGGCGCGGCAGTTGGCAGTGCTTCAGCGCGCCGAACAGTCGGAGAAGCAAGCGCTGGCGCAGCGTCGGCAGGCCGATCAGGAGGCGCTGGCCCGTCAGCAAGTCGTAGCGCGCGTCGAGCGTGAGCGCGAGGAGCTGCAGGTGCAGGTGCAGCAGGCTGAGGCGCGGCGGCGCATCGCCGAGCTGGAGGCCGAGGCCGAGATGATGCGCCTGACACGGCTGGAAGAGACGATGCGCAATAATCCGCACGCGGCGCAGCGCGAGATCGAGATGGCACGGCTTGACGTAGCCCGCTCGCTGGCCGGAAACAGCCGCGCCGTGCTGCAAGTCGGCAGCGCCGATGAGATGGTCCGCGCGTTTGTCATGCGCGATATGCTGCACGACATTCATACGCAGGCTAACGGCGTGCGGCAAGGCGACGGGCAGACCCAGGAGGAGCGCCCGGCGGTGTAA
- a CDS encoding helix-turn-helix domain-containing protein, with product MLDTQISRLTQLGLNVYEAKAYAALLGKESFTATQVADISGVPRQRIYDILASLVERGLAISRPGKHGTKYAAVAPKLALHALLEQEQQRLSRLETITNELVDELGNQYLEGKEESSPLEYIEVLRGRTAINQRFAEIQQNCQREILIFTKPPYARPPQENVEGLETLKRHIRACSIYEYSVLQNEETRQAVDFFIRHGEEARFVEHLPLKLVIVDEEIVMFAMEDPIAGRTDLTILLIEHKQLARLVKIAFETLWGRGETFDAACARLELSVER from the coding sequence GTGCTTGATACTCAAATTAGCCGTCTCACACAGCTTGGCCTGAATGTGTACGAAGCGAAGGCATACGCGGCGCTGCTTGGCAAAGAAAGCTTTACCGCAACGCAGGTCGCCGATATTTCGGGCGTGCCTCGCCAGCGCATCTACGACATTCTAGCCAGTCTGGTCGAGCGTGGTCTGGCGATCAGTCGGCCCGGAAAGCATGGCACGAAGTACGCCGCAGTTGCTCCCAAGCTGGCGCTGCACGCGCTGCTTGAGCAGGAGCAGCAGCGCTTGAGTCGTCTGGAAACGATCACCAACGAGCTGGTCGATGAGCTGGGCAATCAGTACCTCGAGGGCAAGGAAGAGAGCAGCCCGCTCGAATATATCGAGGTGCTGCGCGGGCGCACGGCGATCAATCAGCGCTTTGCCGAGATCCAGCAGAACTGCCAGCGCGAGATCCTGATCTTCACCAAGCCGCCCTACGCCCGCCCGCCGCAGGAGAACGTGGAGGGTCTGGAGACGCTCAAGCGGCATATTCGCGCCTGCTCGATCTATGAGTACAGCGTGCTACAGAATGAGGAGACGCGCCAGGCGGTCGATTTCTTTATCCGGCATGGCGAGGAGGCGCGCTTCGTCGAGCACCTGCCGCTGAAGCTGGTGATCGTCGATGAGGAGATCGTGATGTTCGCGATGGAAGACCCGATCGCTGGACGAACCGACCTCACGATTTTGCTGATCGAGCATAAGCAGCTTGCCAGGCTGGTCAAGATTGCGTTTGAAACGCTCTGGGGTCGCGGCGAAACGTTTGACGCCGCCTGCGCGCGGCTTGAGCTGTCGGTCGAGCGCTAA
- a CDS encoding GNAT family N-acetyltransferase: protein MQQDQQPIVIRPVRAEDAEAIAQITREAGVIETILALPSDRVAQREQALARLGDDEHYFVAEVAGQVLGLAGLSVGRGRLRHSGHVFLFVSQALHGRGIGTRLMEALLDLADNWLLLRRVELTVFAENERARRLYERLGFVVEGRRKMSVISQGELKDEFLMARYR from the coding sequence ATGCAGCAAGATCAACAGCCGATCGTGATTCGTCCGGTGCGCGCCGAGGACGCCGAGGCGATCGCGCAGATCACGCGCGAGGCCGGCGTGATCGAGACGATTTTAGCGCTGCCGAGCGACCGCGTTGCACAGCGTGAGCAGGCGCTGGCCCGTCTGGGCGACGACGAGCATTATTTTGTTGCCGAGGTTGCCGGGCAGGTGCTTGGGCTGGCGGGCTTGAGCGTAGGCCGTGGACGGCTGCGGCATAGCGGACATGTCTTTTTGTTCGTGTCACAGGCGCTTCATGGCCGGGGTATCGGGACGCGGCTGATGGAAGCGCTGCTCGATCTGGCGGATAACTGGCTCCTGCTGCGGCGCGTCGAGCTTACGGTGTTTGCGGAAAACGAGCGGGCGCGGCGGCTCTATGAGCGCCTGGGCTTTGTGGTCGAGGGGCGACGCAAGATGAGCGTGATCTCACAGGGCGAGCTAAAAGACGAGTTTCTGATGGCGCGCTATCGCTGA
- a CDS encoding S8 family serine peptidase, whose amino-acid sequence MLRLSRLLSLVLIGLLVLASLAAPHPSRATTAIIDPLLAQTLQSTAPDTPVSVIVTFESQPTTTDLSRLIAIGASVAPLRHLPMAGVLATPAQIDLIAQLSGVRSVYANQRLQYFLRESVTTIGAPGVWADYGYRGEGVGIAVLDTGIDGLHPDLQYGPKTVENVKFLGLQYAAGQDLDTLNLPVAYVEDQRNTDTTGGHGTHVAGIIGASGAASGGYYQGVAPRSNLIGLGVGDTIEIFTALAGFDWAIEHKEQYNIRVVNCSWGNIIPGFDPNNPVNVATRRVHDAGITVVFASGNSGSNTDTLNTYSVAPWVIGVAAGDKDGRNVSFFSSRGIPGSDLYHPTLTAPGYLIASDRAVTGVATSGPSTPTDPAFIAPQHLPYYTVASGSSMAAPHVSGAIALMMQANPALTPDVIKRVLINTATPMPDYQEYAAGAGYLNVRAAVDAARQIKNIRTYRDPRTGKEQQVYDQTTTWSGTVGISAPGLPATDSRTIQVAPGTVSLEVTVDWNIIASDLNLYLYDPQGVLVAKSETVQAVYNYANEHVHVNSPAAGTWTVRVSGLLNAPQAYRATSNGVVLVNP is encoded by the coding sequence ATGCTCCGCCTGTCTCGCCTGCTCAGCCTCGTCTTGATTGGATTGCTCGTCCTGGCCTCGTTGGCAGCCCCTCATCCCAGCCGCGCCACGACGGCGATTATCGATCCGCTGCTGGCGCAAACGCTCCAATCCACCGCGCCGGATACACCTGTGTCCGTGATTGTCACCTTTGAAAGTCAGCCTACGACAACGGATCTATCGCGCCTGATCGCGATCGGTGCCTCGGTCGCGCCGCTGCGCCATCTGCCAATGGCGGGAGTGCTGGCGACGCCCGCGCAGATCGATCTGATCGCGCAGCTCAGCGGCGTGCGATCGGTGTACGCGAACCAGCGGCTGCAATACTTCTTGCGCGAGAGCGTGACGACGATCGGAGCGCCCGGCGTCTGGGCCGACTACGGCTACCGGGGCGAGGGCGTCGGCATCGCCGTGCTGGATACCGGCATCGACGGCCTGCATCCTGATTTGCAGTACGGCCCCAAGACCGTCGAGAACGTCAAGTTTCTGGGCTTGCAGTACGCCGCCGGCCAGGATCTCGACACGCTCAATCTGCCGGTCGCATACGTCGAGGATCAGCGCAACACCGATACTACCGGCGGTCACGGCACGCATGTCGCGGGCATTATCGGGGCGTCGGGCGCTGCCAGCGGCGGCTACTACCAGGGCGTCGCGCCGCGCTCGAATCTGATCGGCCTGGGTGTCGGCGACACGATCGAGATCTTTACCGCGCTGGCTGGCTTCGACTGGGCGATCGAGCATAAAGAGCAGTACAACATTCGGGTGGTCAACTGTAGCTGGGGCAATATCATCCCCGGCTTCGATCCGAACAACCCGGTCAACGTCGCGACCAGGCGTGTCCACGATGCGGGAATAACAGTCGTGTTCGCCTCCGGCAACTCCGGCTCCAACACCGATACGCTCAATACCTACAGCGTCGCGCCGTGGGTCATCGGCGTGGCGGCGGGCGATAAGGATGGCCGTAACGTCTCGTTCTTCTCGTCGCGCGGCATTCCCGGCAGCGATCTGTACCATCCGACGCTGACGGCTCCTGGCTATCTGATCGCCTCGGATCGCGCTGTGACGGGCGTGGCAACCAGTGGCCCGTCGACGCCCACCGACCCGGCCTTTATCGCCCCGCAGCATCTTCCGTACTACACCGTCGCCAGCGGCAGCAGCATGGCCGCGCCGCACGTGTCGGGGGCGATTGCGCTGATGATGCAGGCCAATCCAGCGCTGACACCCGATGTGATCAAGCGCGTGCTGATCAATACTGCTACGCCGATGCCCGATTACCAGGAGTATGCGGCGGGCGCGGGCTACCTCAACGTCCGAGCGGCGGTCGATGCCGCCAGGCAGATCAAGAATATTCGTACCTATCGCGATCCACGCACCGGCAAAGAGCAGCAGGTCTACGATCAGACGACTACCTGGAGCGGTACGGTTGGTATCAGCGCTCCGGGCCTGCCCGCCACCGATAGCCGCACGATCCAGGTTGCGCCGGGCACCGTCTCGCTTGAGGTAACGGTAGACTGGAACATCATCGCCAGCGACCTCAACCTGTACCTGTACGATCCGCAGGGCGTGCTTGTCGCCAAGTCGGAAACCGTGCAGGCGGTCTATAACTACGCCAACGAGCACGTACATGTCAACTCGCCCGCAGCCGGGACCTGGACAGTGCGCGTGAGTGGCCTGCTCAACGCTCCGCAGGCGTATCGCGCCACAAGCAACGGCGTGGTGCTGGTCAATCCCTAA